The following proteins are co-located in the Mesotoga sp. BH458_6_3_2_1 genome:
- a CDS encoding glycerophosphodiester phosphodiesterase family protein — MLVLAHRGMGKGRYENTLKSFEEGLSYGAHGIELDVRLTKDGAVILNHDPDLKRTMGLDVNLSETSLTELDKMGLIGFDSLTTLETVYKELPEETFINVEIKAVEAVPQVIKIIKRFDAVERTMFSSFHHDCLIAFTQEFFGKPMIAPIIDKEIRQVGGEEYLTGVIKEYKPYSVNLNKDLFEYLGLEKGLSILRKVREGGTRISLWTLNDPNLLLKVREVCDFLITDCSDKMMEVL, encoded by the coding sequence ATGTTGGTTTTGGCTCATAGGGGTATGGGGAAGGGCAGATACGAGAATACGTTGAAGTCTTTTGAGGAGGGTCTGTCCTACGGCGCACATGGTATTGAGCTCGACGTAAGGCTTACGAAGGACGGCGCGGTGATCTTGAATCACGATCCCGATCTCAAGAGAACTATGGGATTAGATGTCAATCTATCTGAAACCTCACTCACCGAACTGGACAAGATGGGCCTGATTGGATTTGATTCTCTAACTACTCTCGAAACGGTTTACAAAGAGCTTCCCGAAGAGACATTTATTAATGTTGAAATCAAGGCCGTTGAAGCCGTCCCGCAAGTAATAAAGATTATCAAAAGGTTTGACGCAGTCGAGAGAACCATGTTCTCCTCTTTTCATCATGATTGTCTGATTGCATTCACTCAGGAGTTCTTCGGTAAACCAATGATTGCACCTATAATAGATAAGGAAATCCGTCAAGTCGGTGGCGAAGAGTATCTAACGGGTGTCATCAAGGAGTACAAGCCCTACTCAGTAAATCTCAATAAAGATCTCTTCGAGTACTTGGGACTGGAAAAGGGCCTCTCCATTTTGCGTAAGGTGCGTGAAGGCGGAACCAGAATCTCTCTCTGGACGCTGAACGATCCGAATTTGCTCCTCAAGGTTAGGGAAGTCTGCGACTTCCTGATTACCGACTGTTCTGATAAGATGATGGAGGTACTATGA
- a CDS encoding ABC transporter ATP-binding protein, whose product MSKTSVSVRIENVTKVFKDVKGKADVIAVNNANFEIEPGELVTLLGPSGCGKTTTLRMIGGFELPTNGKIYLGNEDITYLPPNKRDTATVFQSYGLFPHMNVFDNVAYGLKLRKLPSKQIKDKVMNTLDLVGLKDLAQRAPSKLSGGQQQRVALARSLIVEPSVLLLDEPLSNLDALLREQMRVEIKRIQKTLGITTIYVTHDRVEAMSLSDRIIVMKNGFIRQIGSPNVIYEDPNSKFVAGFVGKVAFLPVEVLEIGETCKVKFEENTVEVRKFSPEMSPGDSAVIMARPESLKLVDPGEGMIEGQVATNIYLGGSLESFVTTDHGEILVQIDNPAEKKVYAEGEKVSIAIIPHLAKVLPDKDE is encoded by the coding sequence ATGTCAAAAACTTCTGTCTCAGTTAGGATCGAAAACGTCACAAAGGTCTTCAAAGATGTCAAAGGGAAGGCAGATGTTATTGCCGTTAACAATGCCAATTTCGAAATAGAACCAGGAGAGTTGGTAACCCTTCTCGGGCCATCGGGCTGTGGAAAGACCACTACCCTGAGAATGATCGGGGGATTCGAACTTCCCACGAATGGAAAGATCTATCTGGGCAATGAAGACATAACCTATCTGCCGCCCAATAAAAGGGATACTGCAACCGTCTTTCAGAGTTACGGGCTTTTTCCTCACATGAATGTTTTCGACAATGTGGCGTACGGCCTCAAGCTGCGAAAGCTCCCCTCAAAGCAGATAAAGGACAAGGTAATGAACACACTGGACCTTGTCGGTTTGAAGGATCTTGCCCAGAGAGCTCCCTCTAAACTGTCCGGCGGCCAGCAGCAGCGTGTCGCACTTGCGAGAAGCCTGATTGTGGAGCCTTCCGTGCTACTTCTAGATGAGCCTCTTTCAAATCTGGACGCCCTGTTGAGGGAACAGATGCGAGTAGAAATAAAACGCATCCAGAAGACCCTTGGAATAACCACGATATACGTGACACACGACAGGGTAGAGGCCATGAGTCTCTCTGACAGGATAATCGTGATGAAGAACGGCTTCATAAGGCAGATCGGCTCACCGAACGTGATCTATGAGGATCCAAACTCAAAGTTCGTTGCGGGGTTTGTTGGAAAAGTCGCTTTTTTACCGGTAGAAGTTCTAGAGATAGGCGAAACATGCAAAGTGAAGTTTGAAGAGAACACTGTGGAGGTTCGCAAGTTCTCTCCTGAGATGTCACCTGGAGATAGCGCCGTCATTATGGCAAGGCCGGAATCTCTTAAACTCGTCGATCCCGGTGAAGGGATGATAGAGGGCCAGGTCGCGACAAACATATACCTCGGAGGAAGCCTAGAATCCTTTGTTACGACCGATCATGGAGAGATTCTCGTTCAGATCGATAACCCCGCCGAAAAAAAAGTTTACGCCGAAGGAGAAAAGGTGTCCATTGCGATCATTCCACATCTGGCGAAAGTCTTGCCGGATAAAGATGAATAA
- a CDS encoding iron ABC transporter permease has translation MIELYSWRKLLSFALISVLVFVALFWIFDTLKDSFFKVVRENQRQLVTVLAESAPRERELAEDWITAVNKEFNEAEIIYVHGVPGWDELQVFTPNEQLRSFYESNRSSEDFEKGLESVYYLENYYSSLEYSFEGKSISMVLAPLIDETRYDMTGFLVFLMSAEAGENYASLLNIFMLGAFAIFAIIYFISKFFRDPIMGYIIMGLFLMVGIFVAYPLFEAVRLTFLEDGKFSMQTWVTILSSRQYLSALWGSVRLGTLTASFSTIIGFIFAFVINRTATRGKKFLSTMGLLPVISPPFSLSLSLILLFGSNGLITKQILGLKDFTIYGLGGLTAVQTIGMFPIAFLTLSGVLQAIDSTLEEASLDLNGSRWRTFSKVTFPLAIPGVLSSWLLVFTNSLADFANPLLLAGSYKVLSVEAYIEVTGRNRLGHGAALSILLLMPTLTAFLVQRFWVSRKSYVTVTGKPSSRLSDLVSKPVKFGLITFIVLFIVFILGLYGTIVAGCFVANWGIDYSFTLKNITEALQRGRDAIVDTFTLSAVATPFAGLIAMMAALVIVRKKFAGKRVLEGLILAPFAIPGTLIGISYVLAFNKPPLILVGTGAIIVINYIIRELPVGVEGGVATLRQIDPAIEEAAQDLGADSTTVFRTIVLPLIRPAFISGMSYTFVRSMTAVSAIIFLISAQWYHMTVLIYNFSESIRFGLASVLSTVLIIIVFGAFGLMRLLVRKNQYMEKNVTLN, from the coding sequence GTGATCGAATTGTATTCCTGGAGAAAACTCCTATCATTTGCGTTAATTAGTGTCTTGGTCTTTGTGGCCCTTTTCTGGATCTTCGATACGCTGAAGGACTCTTTTTTTAAAGTTGTTAGAGAAAACCAAAGGCAGCTGGTTACTGTTCTTGCCGAATCGGCACCAAGAGAAAGGGAACTGGCCGAGGACTGGATTACAGCAGTAAACAAGGAGTTCAATGAAGCGGAAATAATCTATGTTCACGGAGTGCCCGGCTGGGATGAACTGCAGGTCTTCACCCCGAACGAGCAATTGAGAAGCTTTTATGAATCGAATAGGAGTTCGGAGGACTTCGAAAAGGGGCTTGAAAGCGTCTACTATCTTGAAAACTACTACTCTTCCCTCGAGTATTCATTCGAAGGAAAGAGTATTTCGATGGTGCTCGCACCACTGATAGATGAAACTCGTTATGACATGACGGGATTTCTTGTTTTCCTAATGTCTGCGGAAGCAGGAGAAAATTATGCCAGCCTGCTGAATATATTTATGCTAGGTGCTTTTGCCATTTTTGCCATTATCTATTTCATTTCGAAATTCTTCAGAGATCCTATCATGGGCTACATCATAATGGGACTCTTCCTCATGGTTGGAATCTTCGTAGCCTATCCTCTCTTTGAAGCCGTCAGATTGACTTTCCTTGAAGACGGGAAGTTCTCGATGCAGACCTGGGTTACGATTCTCTCTTCAAGGCAGTATCTTAGCGCGCTATGGGGAAGCGTGAGGTTAGGCACCCTTACGGCTTCCTTCTCGACTATCATAGGATTCATCTTCGCGTTTGTGATAAACAGGACGGCCACTAGGGGGAAGAAGTTCCTTAGCACTATGGGCCTTCTGCCTGTAATCTCTCCTCCTTTTTCCCTGTCACTGTCGCTTATCCTTCTCTTCGGGAGCAACGGCCTAATTACTAAGCAGATACTCGGGCTGAAGGACTTCACCATATACGGACTTGGAGGCCTTACAGCCGTACAGACTATCGGCATGTTTCCGATAGCATTCCTGACTCTATCGGGTGTCCTGCAGGCCATTGACTCGACTCTTGAGGAGGCCTCTCTTGACCTAAATGGGAGCCGTTGGAGAACCTTCTCTAAGGTTACGTTCCCTCTGGCTATTCCAGGAGTCCTGAGCTCCTGGCTGCTAGTATTCACCAACTCGCTGGCCGACTTCGCAAATCCCCTGCTTCTTGCAGGCTCGTACAAGGTCCTTTCGGTGGAAGCATATATTGAGGTAACCGGAAGGAACAGACTTGGTCACGGAGCAGCTCTTTCAATACTGCTGCTGATGCCTACGCTGACGGCCTTCCTGGTTCAGAGATTCTGGGTGAGCAGGAAATCGTATGTAACTGTAACTGGAAAGCCTTCTTCAAGGCTAAGCGACCTCGTTTCAAAACCTGTGAAATTCGGCCTCATTACGTTTATTGTTCTCTTCATAGTATTTATCCTCGGACTGTATGGAACGATAGTGGCTGGCTGCTTCGTAGCCAACTGGGGTATAGATTACTCTTTCACTCTGAAGAACATAACGGAAGCCCTGCAGAGAGGAAGGGATGCAATAGTAGACACTTTCACCCTTTCGGCAGTTGCCACACCATTCGCCGGACTGATAGCTATGATGGCCGCGCTGGTAATCGTTAGGAAGAAGTTTGCAGGGAAGAGAGTTCTTGAGGGGTTAATTCTCGCACCGTTCGCCATACCCGGAACGCTAATCGGCATCTCATATGTGCTGGCCTTCAACAAGCCTCCATTAATCCTCGTTGGGACTGGTGCAATTATCGTAATCAACTACATAATAAGGGAACTGCCCGTCGGCGTCGAAGGAGGTGTGGCTACTCTCAGGCAAATAGATCCAGCAATAGAGGAAGCGGCGCAAGATCTGGGAGCCGATTCTACAACTGTTTTCCGGACTATCGTCTTGCCTCTGATACGTCCCGCCTTCATTTCCGGGATGTCATACACTTTTGTCCGATCAATGACTGCCGTCAGCGCGATCATATTCCTGATATCCGCTCAGTGGTATCACATGACGGTTCTCATATATAACTTCTCAGAATCGATAAGATTCGGACTGGCTAGCGTTCTTTCCACCGTATTGATTATCATCGTCTTCGGCGCGTTCGGACTGATGAGACTTCTTGTGCGAAAGAACCAGTACATGGAAAAGAACGTAACTCTAAACTGA
- a CDS encoding lipid-binding SYLF domain-containing protein: MKRLLVVVILMASLMAFGASLPKERIQNALSILQELSETEDSGSFAELMGKSNGIVIYPEMVKAALGFGGQFGEGFMLKRGEDGRWYGPLFLKLYGISYGFQAGVQKSGLVLVIMNEKGIEGFLSNNVTLGGSASISAGPTGKTLSADTDYKLEAAIYSYSVSNGIFAGVSLGGSIVRQDTETNREYYGLSLTPTEIIEREASGVEIEELIGFLNSLIGPKE; this comes from the coding sequence TTGAAAAGGCTTTTAGTGGTGGTGATTCTTATGGCTTCTTTAATGGCATTCGGAGCAAGTTTGCCCAAAGAAAGGATTCAAAATGCCCTAAGTATTCTTCAAGAGCTTTCAGAAACGGAAGACAGTGGATCCTTTGCTGAGTTGATGGGCAAGTCCAACGGAATAGTTATTTACCCTGAGATGGTGAAAGCCGCGCTTGGATTCGGCGGGCAGTTCGGAGAAGGTTTTATGCTTAAGAGAGGAGAAGATGGCCGCTGGTATGGGCCGTTATTCCTTAAGCTATACGGCATAAGCTACGGATTTCAGGCCGGTGTTCAGAAGAGCGGTCTGGTGCTTGTCATTATGAACGAGAAGGGCATTGAAGGTTTTCTAAGCAACAACGTCACCCTTGGCGGAAGCGCCTCGATTTCAGCCGGGCCCACGGGCAAGACTCTTTCTGCCGATACCGATTACAAACTTGAAGCTGCCATCTACTCTTATTCGGTCAGCAACGGCATCTTCGCCGGTGTCTCACTGGGCGGTTCGATTGTTCGCCAAGACACCGAAACGAACAGGGAATACTATGGATTGTCGCTTACTCCCACCGAGATTATTGAGAGGGAAGCCAGCGGAGTGGAAATCGAAGAGCTCATTGGGTTTCTCAATTCATTGATTGGCCCCAAAGAATAG